CGGTACTTCGGTAGCCCTGCCGGGCCTGGGCCTGGTAATTGCCGGCCCGCTGGCAGCTGCACTGGCCGGCGCCGGAGCCGGTGGCCTCACGGGTGGCTTGGTAGGCGCCCTGGTAGGCTCGGGTATTCCTGAAGAGCGCGCCGCCGAGTACGAGCACGACATCAAGAATGGCGGTATCGTAATGGGCGTGCGTCCGCGCAACGACGAAGATGCCCGCCACTTCCAGGACGAGTTCCGCCGCCACAACGGCGACCGTATCTACTACTAGTCGATTATTTAGAGTCGGCTTGCCAAAAGACCCTCCCGCAACCGGGAGGGTCTTTTTTGTTACTATTAGGTATGAGCTGCGGCGGCACCTGGCCTGGCAATTTGGCACTATTGTTTAGCTGACCTCGTTAGCCTTTCAGAATGGGCCCGGTTTTGGCCTTACCATTCGGTGCGGCTTTACGTACATTTAAGACCACTTTTTTTCGCGCTTTTGCCCATGTCATTTCTTCGCCTGAAAATAGGCTTGTACGCCGCAGTGGTTGCCGCTGTGTTTGTGCTGGCTTCGTATAAGCTATACCGGGGCAACGACGCCCGCATTCCGCAAAAGGAGGAAGTTCTCATCAAGGCGATGCTGCAGGGCCTAAGCCAAGCGCACTACCAGCCCGAGCAAATCGACGATAATTTCTCGCGCCGCGTATTCGACCTGTACCTGAAGCGCATCGACTATTCGAAGAAGTTCTTGCTGCAGTCGGACGTAGCTCAGCTGCGCAAATTCCAAACCGACATCGACGACCAGGTGAAGCGCGGCTCGCACGAGTTTATCGACCTGGCCACGCGCCTCGTCGATCAGCGCACCAAGGAAGCACAGGCGCTGTACCGCGAGTTGCTAAGCAAGCCCATGGATTTCACGGCGGAAGAATCCTTCCAGACGGACTTCGAGAAAGCGCAATACCCGGCCGATAAAACCGCCCAGCGCGACGAGTGGCGCCGCTACCTGAAGTACCTGACCATGACGCGTTTGGTAGAAATTCAGGACGAGCAAGCCAAGCGCGACCCCAAGAAAGCTACCGCCCCTGCCCTGTCGGCTGCGGAGATGGAGGCCGAAGCCCGCAAGCGCGTGCTGAAGTACTTCGACGAGCAGTTTAACGACCTGATGCAGAACGACGACAACGACCGTTTGGCGTTGTGGGCCAATACCATTGCCAACACCTACGACCCCCACACGGAGTACTTCGCCCCGAAGGACAAGGAGTCGTTTGACATTGCCATGACGGGCCGTTTCGAGGGCATTGGCGCTACGCTGCAGGAGAAGGATGGCCAGATCAAAGTGGCTGACATCATTCCGGGTTCGGCATCGTACCGCCAGGGCCAGCTTAAAGCCGGCGACATCATTCAGCGCGTGGCGCAAGGTGCGGCCGAGCCGGTTTCGGTTGAAGGCATGCGCCTCGACAAAGCCATCACCTACATCCGCGGCCCCAAAGGCACCGAAGTACGTCTGACGGTGAAAAAGCCCGACGGCAGCACGCAGGTTATCCCGATTGTGCGCGACGTGGTAATTGTGGAAGAAACCTACGCCCAGTCGGCCGTTATCAACGAAAACGGCAAAAAGATTGGCTACCTGCGCCTGCCCACCTTCTACGCCAACTTCAACGACGAGCAAGGTGGCCGCAGCTCGGCCGAGGACGTGAAGAAGGAAATTGAGAAACTAAAGTCCGAAGGCGTGCATGGCATCGTGTTCGACCTGCGCAGCAACGGCGGCGGCTCGCTTACCGATGCCGTGGAAATGGCTGGCTTATTTATCGACAGCGGCCCCGTGGTGCAGGTGCGTTCGGGCCAGGGCTCGGCGCAGGTGCTGAACGACCGCGACCCGCGCGTGCAGTACAACGGCCCGCTGGTGGTGATGGTGAACAAATACAGCGCTTCGGCCTCCGAGATTCTGGCCGCGGCCATTCAGGACTACAAGCGCGGCGTGGTTATGGGCTCGACGAGCACTTACGGCAAAGGCACGGTGCAGCGCATCTTCAACCTCGACGACGCGCTGCCGGCTGAGTTCAATGCCATCAAGCCTTTTGGCTCGCTGAAGCTTACTACCCAGAAGTTTTACCGCATCAACGGCGGCTCCACGCAGTTTAAAGGCGTAGTGCCTGATATTGTGCTGCCCGATGCCTACAGCTACCTCGACCAAGGCGAGAAGGATGCCGAGTACCCGCTGAAGTGGGACGAAATCAGCCCGGCCCGCTACCGCACCTGGCCGCAAGCCCCTGCAATCGATAAGCTGAAAGCTGCTTCGAACACCCGCGTGGCCAACAGCCCGAGCTTTAAGCTGGTGCAGGAAATTGTGGAGCGTATGCGCAAGCGCAAGGACGATACCAGCGTGTCGCTGAAGCTGACGGCTTACCGCGCCGAGCAAGAGCAAGCCAAGGCCGAATCGAAGCGCTACGAGGAGCTGCAGAAGGCCGCTCAGCCGCTGGTTATTGCGCCGCTGCCCACCGACCTGCGCGCCGTGCAGTCGGATACGGTAAAGCAAAACCGCGTGCGCCGCTTGTCGAAGAACCTGGTGAAGGACATTAACCTGCGCGAGGCTGTGGCCGTGGTGAAAGACCAGATCGATGCACCCCAGGTAACCCGCCGCTAAGCCCGTTAGCCTCGGCCCACCTAGGGCCTTCCTCAAAAGCCCCTGTGCCTTGCAGCACAGGGGCTTTTTGTTTGCCGAATCCGTTCGTAGGTGCTTAGCAAAAGCTTGCTTCAAAAGGCTGAAAATCAAGGCCTATTTACTAAGCCAAACATTTTAACCAGGTATCTTGTAAACACCTGATTATCAATGCTAAAATTAGTATAATAAACACCCAATTTTTTTAGCATTTAGGCACTCAATCGGGTTATTCTGCGTTGTGCTGATATGATGACGAACAACGAACAACTGAACGATAACATCCTGCACCTTCCGGTGGCCGACGAAGCCCAGCCCCAGCACGATGAGGCATGGCGCAAGTCCATCCCGGCTCAGGTGTTCTTGAACTACTTCTTCGCGCTTAGCTACCATATCCGCGAAGCCGACGACGCGACGGGTGGCCTGCAGCACCTGCCTTTCTTCCGGGCGCACCAGGCCGAGCTTACCGACGCCGACCGCGCTCAGGTAGAGAAGTACCTACATAGCTGCTGGAGCACCGAGTACGCCCTGCGTGCCACCGCCGACCTAGGCGACGAGGATTACCTGCGCAACGCCCTGCACTGGACGTTCCCGCAGGCCTACCATGCCGTAATGGCTGGCTTGCACGCTTTCCTGCACACGGCCGGCGTACGCACCAACAACCCCTCGCTGATTCGCCGCGAGGTGGGCCGCCTGGTAGTGCGCAATGCGTATCCGCGTCCGGTATCGTTCTACGCTGCCGGTTCGTACGGCGACTTCAGCATTCACCGCTTGCCGCTGGCCGGCTACAAGGCCGGGCTGCAGATTGCCAGTAAGGCCATTGATGCGCAGGCGCAAATTGGCCAGTTCCTGCGCACTACCCGCAAGCAGAAGGCCGTAGCCGTGCGTCAGCAGGTGCAGAGCAACCCCACCACGGCTATTCGTAGCCAGAAGACGGGGCAGCCGCTCGAGAAGTGGAACGCGCAGCACTGGCAGCAGATTACCTGGCGCCTGGGTTACACCACCATCTTCGACCTGCTGGGCCGCCTGCGCATTTCGCAGACCAGCCGCGAGATTGAGCGCTACGTGGAGTCCGACATCGACTTCGGCCTGTTCCACCAGTCGCTGCTCGACATCGTAAGCTACCTCAACGGTATCCATGAGACGTACGTGGCCAAGGCCCTAGGTGTGGAACGCTACCGCGAACTGGTGGCCAACCTGCCTAAGCACTTGCAGCATGGCTTTGTGGAGGAACGCTTGCGCACCCGCGTTGAGCCGAACTTCACCGAAACCGATCCGCAGATGGGCATTGCTGCCTAAACCGAGGATTGCCCCGGATTACACCGATTTTGTAGACAACTGCATATACACCTAAGCGCTGGCTCCCTGAGCCAGCGCTTTTTGTTTGCCGGCCGCGTGGCGCGGAGTGGTACTCCGCGGGCAGCCTCTGGGCTGCCATCCGGAGCTGCCATGCACCTAGGCGCGGGAATGGCGCCTGCGTCGCTACGCGGAGAACCACTCCGCGCCCCTGCTCACCGGCAACGGCGCAATCATCCACAAAATCCGTTACATCCGAAAAATCCGTTTCAATCTGTGGTCTATCTTTGCGGCTTGACTTTTTCGGCCGTGGCCGATTGATATACCCCTACCCTATGCACCACCTCAGCGAACAGGAGCTGATTCGTCGGCAGAAACTCGACGAACTCCAAAAGCTCGGCATTGAGCCGTATCCGTCCGAGCTGTTCGACGTGAACTTCTACGCCCAGGAAATTCACGATAACTATCACCCCGAGCTGAACAACTTCCAGGAAGTTCGCATGGCCGGCCGTCTGATGTCGGTGCGGGTAAAGGGCAAGGCCTCGTTTGCCGAGCTGCAGGACGCCTCGGGCCGCATTCAGCTCTACATCAACCGCGACGAAATTTGCCCCGGCGAGGACAAGGAGCTTTACAATACGGTGTTCAAGAAGCTGCTCGACCTAGGCGACTTTATCGCCGTAGAGGGCCGCGTGTTCAAGACGATGGTAGGCGAAACCTCGGTGCACGTTACCAGCTTCAAGCTGCTCTCGAAAGCCCTGCGCCCGCTACCCGTGGTAAAGGAGCGCGTAGACGAAGCCACCGGCGAGAAAATCACCTACGACGCCTTCACCGACCCCGAGCAGCGCTACCGCCAGCGCTACGTTGACTTGGTAGTGAACCCGCACGTGCGCGACGCTTTCGTGAAGCGTACGCTGCTGGTGCAAGCCATGCGCAACTACCTCAACGACAAAGGCTACCTGGAGGTGGAAACCCCCATCCTGCAGCCTTTGTACGGCGGTGCCGCCGCGCGCCCCTTCAAAACGCACCACAACACCTTGGACATGACGCTGTACCTGCGCATTGCCAACGAGTTGTACCTGAAGCGCCTGATCGTGGGCGGTTTTGATGGCGTGTACGAATTCTCGAAGGACTTCCGCAACGAGGGCATGTCGCGCTTCCACAACCCCGAGTTCACCCAGATGGAGCTGTACGTAGCGTACAAAGACTACTACTGGATGATGGACCTGGTAGAGGAAATGGTGGAGCGCGTAGCCCTGGCCCTGCACGGCCAAACCGAGGTGAAGGTGGGCGAGAACCTCATCAACTTCCAGCGCCCCTGGAAGCGCTTCACCATGGCCGAAGCCATTGAGCACTACACCGGCTTTAATATTGAGGGCAAGAGCGAAGAAGAGCTGCGCGCCGCCGCCAAAGACCTGAAAGTCGGCCTCGACCCGAGCATGGGCAAGGCCAAAATCATCGACGAGATTTTCGGGGAGCACGTGGAGCCCAAGCTGATTCAGCCGACGTTCATCACCGACTACCCGGTGGAGATGTCGCCGCTGGCCAAGAAGCACCGCTCGAAGCCGGGCCTCGTGGAGCGTTTCGAAGCCATCTGCAACGGCAAAGAAATCTGCAACGCCTTCTCCGAGCTCAACGACCCCATCGACCAGCGCAAGCGTTTTGAGGATCAGCTGGAGCTCGGCAAGCGCGGCGACACCGAGGCCATGGTACTCGACGAGGACTTCCTGCGCGCGCTGGAGTACGGCATGCCGCCCACGGCTGGCCTGGGCATCGGCATCGACCGTTTGTCGATGATTATGACTAACTCGCACTCCATTCAGGACGTGCTCTTCTTCCCGCAGATGAAGCCGGAGAAGGCCGAAACCCTGACCGAGAAATCGGAGAAGCCAGTAGAGTAAAACAATGTAGCGCGGGCTTTAGCCCGCGTTTGCGTGAACGATGTCGTTGTTGCATCGACAACTCAACGATTTTGTTCTGGCAAACGCGGGCTAAAGCCCGCGCTACAAAAAGTCGAAAGCCCCTCGTACCTATCACGTACGGGGGGCTTTCTTTTATGAAATCCGTTAACCAATCCGGCCGGTACGAAACGAAGAAGCTTGCGATGGACACGTACGATTTTACTACGCAGGTTGTTTGACCAGATCCTGGCAGAAGCTCTACGGTCGGCAATTTTACTTCGGAACGTCTATCCGACTTTCAATTTTAACCGATTTCAATTGTATAAACGCCCTCGCTCTCAAAAGGTTGTGGGTGTTGCAATATTTTTTTGAAATCAGGACCTAGGGGAAAAATCAGAAGGCCTCGCACCCAATAACGGTGCGAGGCCTTCTTCACAGAATCAACTTCAGCAGATCAACGAAGTAGCTTAATCCGAAGAAGCTTGCGATGGATCGGTAAGATTTTGCTGGGCGGATGTTTAACCAGTCCGGCCAGAAGCACTACCGTCGGCAATTTTGCTTCGGGGGCTAAATCAAAGACTATTTCAAGTCGATTTCTAAGTTCTTTAACGCAACGCCGGCTGAGTGGTTACAGCCGACAACGAAATTTTACTTGCTGGTGTCGCCCGAGCCGGTAGCATTGCCTGCCACGCCGCCGCCCGTGGCGCTGGTGCCACCCGAGCCGCCCGAAGCGCTACCCGAGCCACTACCGCCGGCTGAGCTGCCGCTGCCCGTTGACGAAGAACCGCTGCGGCCGGCATTGCTGCCCGCCGAACTGGCCGTGCTGGCTGCGCTGCCCGTGGTACCGCTGCCGCCGCCCGACGACGAGCCACCTGAGCCCGAGCCACCGGCAGAAGAGCCGCCTCCGGCAGACGACCCACCGGATGCCGAGCCACCGCCCGAGGAGCTGCCCGAACCCGAACCGCCACCGGCCGACGATGAACCGCCGCCCGAGGCTGAGCCACTACCCGACGACGAGCCGCCGCCGGAACCACCCGAGCCACCGCCCGAACGGCTGCCGCCGCCACCTTGGCCGCCCATGCCCGCCAGGGCATCTTCGGCACCGGCCTTATCGGCGCTGCCGCCTTGGCCGCCCCCACCTTTCATCGCATCAAGCCGCGAGAGGCCGTCTTGCAGGAGTTTGTTCAGGTCGTCGCCGAACTTACCCAACGACTTGCCCAGGCTTTCGCGTGTAGCAGTGCCCGCGTCGGGGGCCATTAGCAGACCAGCCACAATACCGGCGCTGGCGCCGGCCAACAACGCGAGGAGTACTTTACCGCTGTTGTCTTTCATAAATAGCAGGGTGTTAAGGTTAAGGGGGAGAACAAAGTGCGTGGCCATGCGGCCGGTAGGTTCCTAACGCGGATACGCCGGGAAAGTTGTGCAAAAAAAGGCCCCGCACCAGGGAGGTACGGGGCCTTTTGCAAGGAGCTAACGCTTGGCTTACAAGTCGTTCAGCAGCTTCACGATTTCGCGCTTGCTCTTGCCGAGCTTGTCCTGCAGGCGGCCTACGAGGTCGTCGGCGGCGCCTTCGGTGTATACCAGGTCATCGTCGGTCAGCTGGGCGTACTGCTGCTTCAGCTTGCCTTTCGACACGTTCCAGTCGCCTTTCATGTTCAGGCTGCTGCCGGCGCCGGTTACGCCCAGGTCTTCCAGCTTTTCGGTCAGGCTCTTGAACGAGGTATCGAGTTGGGTACCGAGCTTCGAGAGGGTATCGTTCAGCTGGTCGCCGTATTTGCCGGCGTAGTTTTTCAGGTTGCCGCGGGTGGCGCTGCCTTTGTCGGGGGCCATCAGCAGGCCGGCTACGATACCAGCGCTAGCGCCAGCCAGCACGGCCAGCAGGATCTTGCCCGAGTTGTTGTCTTCGTTGTAAGACATGATTGTAGGAGGGTGTGGGTTGAAAGAAAGATTCAGGTAAGGAAAATCGGCTAATGAAGCTCATCGGCTGATTTGCCGTGCTATACGCAAGGCCAACCGATGAGTTGTGCGGAGAACCCAAGAAAATAGCTCCGGCGCAATATTAGCGTAATTGATTATTCAACCCTACTCCCTAGGTCAGCAATTGGCTTACTTGGCCGGCAATGGCGGTTTCAACGTACTTTTCGGCACCACTACTCCCCCACTTACCCCATGTCTATGCGCCTGCTTGTAGCCGCTGCGTTGCTGGCCTCGGTACTCTCGGGTGCCTGCCAGCGAAGCGCTTCGCCCACCGCCTCAGCCGATTGCATCAACGAGAGCAACATCCGGAAAGACGCCATGTGTACCATGCAGTACGACCCGGTGTGCGGCTGCGACAACAAAACCTACTCCAACGCCTGCGTAGCCACCAACGCGGGCGTAACCAAGTTCACGAAGGGCGCATGCCCCGGCTCCAACAACTAACTGCCCTACCTGCATCATGGCTGAGAAACGCTACGTTCTGAACCCCGCGCCCTTTGTGGTGCCCACCACCGATGGCAAACTCATTGAGGAGCACGTGGGCCACGCCAGTACCGGCACCGGCCAATACAGCCTCGCCCACATGGTGGCCCCGCCGCAGTGGAGCGAGCCGCACCAAACCCCGCAGTTCGACGAAATAACCATTGTGGTGCGCGGCCGCAAACGCTTCGAGATTGACGGCGACGTGGTGGAGCTCGGCGCCGGGCAGGCCTTGCTGATTAAGGCCGGGGCGCGCATCCGCTACTCCAACCCGTTTGCGGAGGAGTGCGAGTATTGGTCGATATGTGTGCCGGCGTTTAGCCCGGATACGGTGAACCGGGAGGAATAACGGGCCCTTTTGTCATCCT
The sequence above is drawn from the Hymenobacter sp. YIM 151858-1 genome and encodes:
- the lysS gene encoding lysine--tRNA ligase, whose translation is MHHLSEQELIRRQKLDELQKLGIEPYPSELFDVNFYAQEIHDNYHPELNNFQEVRMAGRLMSVRVKGKASFAELQDASGRIQLYINRDEICPGEDKELYNTVFKKLLDLGDFIAVEGRVFKTMVGETSVHVTSFKLLSKALRPLPVVKERVDEATGEKITYDAFTDPEQRYRQRYVDLVVNPHVRDAFVKRTLLVQAMRNYLNDKGYLEVETPILQPLYGGAAARPFKTHHNTLDMTLYLRIANELYLKRLIVGGFDGVYEFSKDFRNEGMSRFHNPEFTQMELYVAYKDYYWMMDLVEEMVERVALALHGQTEVKVGENLINFQRPWKRFTMAEAIEHYTGFNIEGKSEEELRAAAKDLKVGLDPSMGKAKIIDEIFGEHVEPKLIQPTFITDYPVEMSPLAKKHRSKPGLVERFEAICNGKEICNAFSELNDPIDQRKRFEDQLELGKRGDTEAMVLDEDFLRALEYGMPPTAGLGIGIDRLSMIMTNSHSIQDVLFFPQMKPEKAETLTEKSEKPVE
- a CDS encoding YtxH domain-containing protein; the protein is MKDNSGKVLLALLAGASAGIVAGLLMAPDAGTATRESLGKSLGKFGDDLNKLLQDGLSRLDAMKGGGGQGGSADKAGAEDALAGMGGQGGGGSRSGGGSGGSGGGSSSGSGSASGGGSSSAGGGSGSGSSSGGGSASGGSSAGGGSSAGGSGSGGSSSGGGSGTTGSAASTASSAGSNAGRSGSSSTGSGSSAGGSGSGSASGGSGGTSATGGGVAGNATGSGDTSK
- a CDS encoding YtxH domain-containing protein — translated: MSYNEDNNSGKILLAVLAGASAGIVAGLLMAPDKGSATRGNLKNYAGKYGDQLNDTLSKLGTQLDTSFKSLTEKLEDLGVTGAGSSLNMKGDWNVSKGKLKQQYAQLTDDDLVYTEGAADDLVGRLQDKLGKSKREIVKLLNDL
- a CDS encoding cupin domain-containing protein, yielding MAEKRYVLNPAPFVVPTTDGKLIEEHVGHASTGTGQYSLAHMVAPPQWSEPHQTPQFDEITIVVRGRKRFEIDGDVVELGAGQALLIKAGARIRYSNPFAEECEYWSICVPAFSPDTVNREE
- a CDS encoding Kazal-type serine protease inhibitor domain-containing protein, with amino-acid sequence MRLLVAAALLASVLSGACQRSASPTASADCINESNIRKDAMCTMQYDPVCGCDNKTYSNACVATNAGVTKFTKGACPGSNN
- a CDS encoding carboxy terminal-processing peptidase, whose protein sequence is MSFLRLKIGLYAAVVAAVFVLASYKLYRGNDARIPQKEEVLIKAMLQGLSQAHYQPEQIDDNFSRRVFDLYLKRIDYSKKFLLQSDVAQLRKFQTDIDDQVKRGSHEFIDLATRLVDQRTKEAQALYRELLSKPMDFTAEESFQTDFEKAQYPADKTAQRDEWRRYLKYLTMTRLVEIQDEQAKRDPKKATAPALSAAEMEAEARKRVLKYFDEQFNDLMQNDDNDRLALWANTIANTYDPHTEYFAPKDKESFDIAMTGRFEGIGATLQEKDGQIKVADIIPGSASYRQGQLKAGDIIQRVAQGAAEPVSVEGMRLDKAITYIRGPKGTEVRLTVKKPDGSTQVIPIVRDVVIVEETYAQSAVINENGKKIGYLRLPTFYANFNDEQGGRSSAEDVKKEIEKLKSEGVHGIVFDLRSNGGGSLTDAVEMAGLFIDSGPVVQVRSGQGSAQVLNDRDPRVQYNGPLVVMVNKYSASASEILAAAIQDYKRGVVMGSTSTYGKGTVQRIFNLDDALPAEFNAIKPFGSLKLTTQKFYRINGGSTQFKGVVPDIVLPDAYSYLDQGEKDAEYPLKWDEISPARYRTWPQAPAIDKLKAASNTRVANSPSFKLVQEIVERMRKRKDDTSVSLKLTAYRAEQEQAKAESKRYEELQKAAQPLVIAPLPTDLRAVQSDTVKQNRVRRLSKNLVKDINLREAVAVVKDQIDAPQVTRR